GAGCGTCAGAGCCTGCTGAATATTGTGGGTGCAGCCGCCGTATTTGTCGCCAATCTGGATAGCGACGCTTTGCCGGATGATGCTTGTGAAGCGGCCAGGCTGCTCTCTAGTTCGTTGAATGACCTGCCCGAAGAAACGTTACGTGAGGCATTGGAAAAAATACAAGCAGAATTAGCTGGCGGTGAGCGAAGACAAGACCATTAAACCCCCTCCCAAGGTGGGACTGGTGCTGACGGGCGGCGGCGCGCGCGCGGCTTATCAAGTGGGCGTGTTGCGTGCCATTGCGGAGATGCTACCGGAGCCGTCCCGTAATCCTTTCCCGATCATCTGTGGTACTTCGGCGGGCGCAATCAATGCGGCCAGCCTGGCTGTTTCAGCGAATAATTTTTATGCCGGCGTGCAGCAGCTCGAAGCGGTCTGGGGGAGTTTTCATGTGAACCAGGTGCATCGTTCTGATCTGGTCGGTGTGCTCAATAACAGTCTGCGTTGTTTGATCTCGCTGCTATCCAGGGAATCCGGCCGCCAGCGCGGTATTTCTTTATTGGATAACGCGCCGCTGGCACAATTAATCCAGCATCACCTGCCATTTCACGGCATTCAAAAATGTATCCATGCCGGATCACTACAGGCATTGGGCCTCACCGCCTGGGGTTATACCTCTGGACAATCGGTGACCTTTTTTCAGGCGGCACCGGGGATCAAACCATGGAAAAGAGCACAGCGTATCGGGATTGCTGCGCGCATCGGTCTTGATCACCTGATGGCTTCTTCTGCGATTCCCTTTATCTTTCCCGCCGTTAAACTGAACCGGGAATACTTTGGTGACGGCTCTATGCGCCAACTGGCACCGACCAGTCCGGCGCTGCATCTGGGTGCCGATAAAATACTGTTAATCGGGGTGCATAAGGTAACGGATGAGGAGCCGTGTCGGGTTAAGGTGTCCAATTATCCCCCGCTGGCGCAAATTGCCGGCCATGTCATGAGCAGTATTTTTGTGGACAGTCTGAGCCTGGATCTGGAGCGTTTGCAGCGCATTAATCAGACTCTGAAATTGATTCCACCCGAAACACTAAAGGAACACAATACCCGGTTGCGCCCCATTGAGTCGATGATGATTTCTCCCAGTGAAGAAATCAATGAAATCGCCCAGCAGTATGCGCACACGCTGCCGCTGTTGATGCGCTCGTTATATCGTGCGATTGGCGCAATGGGGCCCAATGGATCGACTGTATTGAGTTATGTGCTATTTGAAGCGGCTTTTTGTCAGGCGCTAATGGATCTGGGTTATCGTGATGCAGTACGGCAGAAGCCTGAAATTCTAAATTTTATGAATGTGACAGCGTAAGATAGATCGAGATCAGGCACGCTGTCATCGCTTTAATACAGCGCGTATTTCTATCAGGAGGAGGTCATAATGAACGTTTTACTACCGGTGGATGGTTCTGATAATTCCAATAAAGCGGTGGCTGATTTTATTCAATTTTTGGATAACTATAAGGTCATACCGGCAGTGCACTTGTTGAATGTGCAAGCGCCGCTGAATGGCAATATTACTTTTTTGGTTGACCCGGCCGAGGTGAAGCACTATCACGAGGAAGAGGGACTGAAACGCCTGCAGCCGGCGCGTGACTTAATGGATCAGGCCGGTCTGGCTTATCAGTTTGATGTGACGGTAGGCGAGGTGGCCGAAATGATCGTGTATTTTGCTACGGAGCAGGGTTGCGATCAGATTGTGATGGGCTCGCGCGGACTCGGTGCGGTGAAAGGCTTATTGCTGGGCTCCATTGCCCACAAGGTGGTGCAGTTATCAGTCATCCCTGTCCTGTTGATTAAATAACATTTACCCGGAGTAAATCGGATTGAAGCTGAAAGTCTTGGGTTGTAGTGGTGGTATCGGCGGGCGCTCGCGTACCACCGCCTTGCTGCTGGATAGCGATATATTGATTGATGCCGGTACGGGTGTGGGGGATTTGAGTATCGCTGAGCTGGCCAGTATTGATCATGTTTTTGTCAGCCATTCTCATCTCGATCATGTGGCTTTCATTCCTTTTCTGGTGGATACCGTGGGTTCTATGCGGGATCAGCCCTTAACGGTTTATGCGACCCAGCCCACCTTGGCGATTCTGCAAACGCATTTATTTAATGAAGCGATCTGGCCTGATTTTACGCAGATTCCGGATAGCGAAGCGCCGTATTTACGCTACGCAACCATTGCGGTGGGCGAAACGGTAGATCTGGGCGGGCGGAAAATTACGCCGTTGCCGGCCAATCATATCGTGCCGGCAGTGGGCTTTCAGCTGGATTCGGGCCAGGCCAGCCTGGTTTTCACGGGCGATACCACTTCCCATGATGCCTTGTGGGGGGCGGTCAATCAAATTGAAAACTTACGCTATCTGATTATTGAATCGGCCTTTAGCAATCAGAATAAAACCGTGGCGATCCAGTCGCGTCATCTGTGTCCTGATTTGCTGATGGCCGAGCTGGAAAAATTGCAACGCCCGGCGGAGATTTATATCACCCACCTGAAGCAAGGCGATGCGGCGCTGATTATGCGTGAAATTGCCGCCTGTGCCGGACCGTTTCAGCCGCGTCGTCTGAGCCATCATCAGCTATTTGAATTCTAGAAAAATCGGGGAAATGACGCCATGAATATCAGTATCATCACGCCGGGCCCGAGTGCGGATATTTCGGATATGAGCAGCAAATTGGATTTTTCCAAGAACCTGCAGGTCGTGACCAACAAAATACACGCGGCCAATGATATCGATGAAATCATGCTGGAAGTGAGCAAGAATATCTGCACCTTATTCAACGCGGATCGCCTGACCATTTATTCACTCAGTGAAGATAAAACCTTCATTACGTCCCGGATCAAAACGGGGCTGGATTCGTGTCAGGATCTGAAACTGCCGATTACAGAACACAGCATTGCCGGTTATGTCAGTCTGAACAAAGTGCTGGTCAACCTGAAAGATGTTTACGATAAAAACGAGTTAAAACAGCTCAGCCCGCATCTCAGTTTTTTGCATGAAGTGGATAAGCGGACGGGTTATCGCACCAAACAGATGCTGGTAGCGCCGATCTTGAATGCGGATGACGGTGCCTTGATGGGGGTCGTGCAGGTCATCAACAGCAAGGATGATCGGCCTTTCTCTGCCCTCGTGGTCGAAGGGATCAATGAGATTTGCCAGACCCTGGCGATTGCGTTCAAACAGCGCCAGAAACCGTTTCAGTTGCTCAAGTCAAAATATGACTATTTGGTTTTGGATGCCATTATGTCCGCGGCCGAATTTGAGCTGGCCACGCGTTCGGCGCGCAAAAAAGAACGGGATCTGGAAGATGTGCTGATCGATGAATTTCAAATCCGGGTGCCGATCATCGGTCGGGCGCTGGCCTCGTTTTTCAAGGTAGCCTATGAGCCTTACAAGGCCGACCGGGTGAGGCCGTCTGATCAGCTGCGCAGTCTGAAAAAGGATTATGTGCTCAACAATGGCTGGCTGCCGATTGACGAGACCGAGGCGGGCCTGGTGATTCTGGCACTGGACCCCGAAAAGATCAAATCGCTGCGCATTGTCAACAGTATCTTTCCCAAATACAAGGTTATTTACAGCGTTTGCACGAAAAGGGAATTCAAGAATACGGTGGATCTGTTTTATGGTGGGAATCATAATACAGAGATCGATAACATGGGTAATATCAACGAGATGCTGTCCGGTTTGCCAGAAGGGCTCGACGACGATGCCGACGAACTGGATGAAGCCTCGGCGGCGTCAGATAATGAACTGGTCAAGCTGGTCAATCGGATCATTGTGGATGCCTATAAAATGGGGGTGTCGGATATTCATGTGGAGCCGTATCCCGGCAAGGAAAAAACCCGCATCCGCTTTCGCAAGGATGGCTCATTAATGTCGTATATCGAGATTCCGGCCAGTTATCGCAATCCACTGGTCACGCGGATTAAAATTATGTGTGATCTGGATATCTCCGAGAAGCGCCGGCCGCAGGATGGCAAGATCCGCTTCCGGAAATTCGGCCCACTGGATATTGAGTTGCGGGTGGCAACCATTCCTTCGGCCGGTGGTCTGGAAGATGTCGTGATGCGGCTTTTGTCGGCAGGGGAGCCCATTCCGCTGGATAAGATGGGCTTTACTGAACACAATCTGCAGGCCCTGAAAAGCATTATCAGCAAGCCTTACGGCCTGTTTTTTGTTTGTGGCCCGACCGGCTCGGGTAAGACCACCACCCTGCATTCCATACTCAAACACTTGAATCGGGCGGAAACCAAGATCTGGACGGCGGAAGATCCGGTGGAAATCACCCAGAAAGGGTTGCGTCAGGTGCAGATGAATGCCAAGGCCGGGCTGACTTTTCCGGTGGTGATGAAATCTTTTTTGCGTGCCGATCCGGATATCATCATGGTGGGGGAAATGCGTGACAGGGAAACCACCAGCCTGGGGATTGAAGCCTCACTGACGGGGCATCTGGTGTTTGCGACCCTGCATACCAACAGTGCACCGGAATCGGTCATCCGGCTGCTGGACATGGGCATGGACCCGTTTAACTTTGCGGATGCATTATTGGGCATCCTGGCGCAGCGTCTGGCCAAGCGCCTGTGTTCGTGCAAGACGGCCTATGTGGCCAGCGAACACGAGATCAAGGCCCTGTTAACCGAATATTGCGAGGAACTACAGCATATCGAACGGTTTAAAACGGATCGGGATGGGGCTTATCAAGCGATTAAAGCGGACTGGATCAAGCAGTATGGGGATGAACAGGGCGCAATCACGCTCTATAAACCGGGGGGGTGTGATCGCTGTGTCAATAGTGGTTTTGCAGGCCGGGTGGCCCTGCACGAGTTGATGATCGGCAGTGATCTGCTGAAAAAGAATATCCAGGAACACGCGCGTGTGGCGGAAATGCTGGTAACCGCTCTGGGCGATGGCATGCGCACCCTCAAGCAGGATGGAATAGAAAAGGTATTGCAGGGCATTACCGACATTCATCAAGTGCGCGTGGTGTGTATCAAGTGACGATTTTCGGCCGAATGTGACGCAAAAGGGCATTTTGATGTATCGAGGATCGGGCTGACTGAAGGAAACCGCTGCGGGGAACCCGGCTGCGATGATCGGTGCCGGAAGCTGCATGGGATGAATGGATGAAAAAAACACCCCATTGCTGGGGTGTTTTAGATTTGTGTTTTACTCACACAAACTGATTATTACGTATTTGGGTTAGCAATAACCAATAGCTATACAGGTGCTCGCAGCATCTTTAGTCCAGACTACAGGTCTTCCAACTCCTTGGGATACTCCAGTAAGCAGATAGGTTTGAGCCGCCAGGCCATTGCCAGTAATTGCCGTCATTAGAATTTGGGCGGTGAGTGCGCCATTAGCTTGAATTTTTCCAGAGCCTGCCGCAACGTTACCATCGTTAGAGGCAGTAACGGGAGGAATTCCACCAAGAGCGTTGGTGCAGTTGGCAGCAAGTAATGTGCCCTGTTCTTGAAAGCAAAGCTCGACAGCTAATTTATACGGTGCGGCAGCTGATACCACTTCACTGAATTTGGCTTTGTTGGTGTAGGTTTGATAAGCAGGAACCGCTATGGCCGCCAAAACACCAATAATAGCCACGACAATCATCAGTTCGATCAGTGTGAAACCTTTTTGTGCGTGTTGCATGTGTGATTCTCCTTTGGGTTAGTGATAACACACTCGGTGTGTGTAATTTTTTATAAGCAGGATCTGTGCCAATATTTTTGTCGCACCGACAACGCCGTCGATAGCACGGATATCATCGCGCTCAGGTGATGATATTACAGATCAAATACGCGGGTCCATAATTCTAATACTTCGGTGCGGGCGTGATCAAATAAAGGGGCGGCCACGCGCGCAAAGCGTTGTGAGACGCCTTCGGTGGGGGAAGCACCGGCCAGACTGGTGTCGCCACTTAAGCGGAGCCAATGTTGTGTCCGCCGGAATTCCCGGTAGGCCGCGCGCACCTGTTCGGCCTGGTCGATGGGAATGAGTCCCAGTTCTCCGGCCCGTTTCAATAAAGCAATATTGCCGATATTACCGGTCAATTCGGGATGTGCATGAGCATAGCCTAAGACCAGATACTGCACGATAAATTCAACGTCAATAATCCCGCCCCGGTCGTGTTTAATATCAAACAGGGTGGTTGAGTTGGGATGCCCTTCGCGCATTTTGTCGCGCATTTTGAGAATCTCCCGCCTGAGCTCGGCCCGGTTGCGGGGCTGGCACAGGATTTCCTTGCGGGTTTGTTCAAAAATCGTGGCCATGTGCGCATCGCCCACAACGAAGCGGGCCCGGGTGAGGGCCTGATGCTCCCATACCCAGGCTTGTGTCCGCTGATAGTGCGCAAACGCTTCGATGCTGTGCACCGGCAGGCCGCTGCTGCCATTCGGGCGTAAGCGCAGGTCGGTTTCATATAACAGCCCGGCGGAGGTATGGCTGGTGAGCCAGGCGTTAATGCTTTGAGACAGTTTGCTGTAGATTTCGGAGGCATCCGGATGCGGGTCGTCATACAGAAAAATAATATCCAGATCAGAGGCATAGCCGAGCTCTTTTCCGCCGAGTTTTCCATAACCGATGATGGCGAAGGCGGGCTGCGCCTGATGGCGCTTTTTCAGACCCGACCAGGCCAGTTGCAAGACGGTCTCGAGAATGAGATCGGCCAGCGCAGTCAGGTGGTCACTGAGTATTTCCAGCTCAGCCGAGCCTTCCAGATCGCTGACCAGTAACTGAAACACTTGCGCATGCTGGAAGTGTCGCAACACATCCATTTGCCATTCGATGACATTGTGTTTGGGGCTGTTGTCATGATTGAGCTGATAGAGCAGTTCCCGTTTCAGCGTGGGCCAGTCGGGCAGGGTACGCAGGGCCCGATTGCGCAACAATTCATCCAGCAAAATCGGGTGCCGTCCGAGGTAATCCATGGCCCACTGACTGGTACTGGCCAGCTTGGCCACGCGGGGCAGGGTGTGCGGATGCTCCAGTAACAGCGCCAGATAGGCGGGATGCGGACTGATGTTTTCCAGTAGCTTGAGCATGCGCTCCAGGGTGGACTCAACCGGCGGATAAACGGCGGCGGCTTCGATCAGAATCGGAATCAGGGTTTTGATGCGCTGCTGGCTGAATTCCGGTAATTGCAGATACTCGGTGCTGGCATAAAACTGCTGCAGTCGTTCAGAAATCTTGGTGGGTTCAGCAAACCCCAGTGTGCTGAGCTGGGTGGCGGCTGCCCGGGTGCGGGCGGCATCTTTGGTCTGCGTTTGCCATAGACAGGCCAGCGTATCATGCCGGGAAGATTTTCTGGGCGCGGCAAAAATCAGTTCAAAGTGATGCGCGGCGTTGCGCCGATGAATATCGAGCTGCTGCATAAAATGCGCAAAATCCGGGCAACCCATGGCCGTGGCAATCAGTGCCTGATCGGCTGTGTTCTCCGGCAGGGTCTGTGTCTGCTGATCGTCGAGATATTGCAGGCGGTGCTCCAGTTTGCGCAGAAAACGATACGCCTCGGATAATTCAGTGACAATCTCCGCCGCCAGCAGTTTTTTCTCCTGCAAGCGCTGCAGCACAGCTAAGGTCGGACGAATGCACAGATCGACATCCCGCCCCCCGCGAATCAGCTGAAACACCTGCGTAATAAATTCAATTTCACGAATCCCGCCGGGGCCCAGTTTGATGTTGTCGTGCATTTCGCGGCGATTGACTTCCTTGCGAATCTGGACGTGCAGGCGGCGCATGGATTCATAAGCACCAAAATCCAGATATTTGCGAAACACAAACGGCCGGGCGATTTGTTCCATGAGTGTGGTGGCGGCCTCAGGCGGGCCGGCAATCACGCGCCCCTTGATCCAGGCATAGCGTTCCCATTCCCGTCCTTGTGTCACAAAATATTCCTGCAGCATGGCAAAACTCATGGCCAGCGGGCTGTCTTCACCATAAGGCCGCAGCCGCATATCGACCCGGAACACATAGCTGTCGGCGGTATAATCATTCAGACTGGCAATCAGCTTGCGCCCTAACCGGGCAAAAAAATCATGATTGGCAATGGATTTGGCACCGTCGGTTTCGCCGTCTTCAGGATAAATAAAGATCAGATCTACATCCGAAGACACATTGAGCTCGCGCCCACCCAGTTTGCCCATGGCAACGACCAGCATTTGCTGGGCTGTGCGGCTTTTTTCACCAATCGGTGCGCCGAAACGGTCCGTTAGCCAGATGTGGTGTTGCTTGAGTGCCGCGTTAATGGTGACTTCGGCCAGATCGGTCATGCTGGCCATGATTTCAGATAAATCCGCGAGGCCGCCCAGATCGCGGGTAGCAATCCGCAACATGGCCCGTTTACGCAGGTTTCGCAAGTCGCGGTGCAGCACGGCTTCATGCTGTTTGTTTTCAGGCCGTGTGTCGAGGTATGCCTGCATTTCTTCTCGCAGAAAGGGGCGTTGCATCTCGGCCAGTAATCTGTCGCGCTGCTCGGGCTCGCTTTCCAGTAAGCGCTGTATATAACGACTCAAGGGAGAAACAGTGGCAAGCAGGGTTTCGGGTGAGGGATGTGGAGTGGACATAATCAGTGATTGGGTGGGTCGTGCCTGGTGTCAGAACCGCCAGAAAATCCTGATCTTTAAATCGGGACGATCGGGCGATGGCGTTAATTTCGTTTGCATGCAGGTATACCCGGGTTGTTTATCAAATAGCGCGTAAAACTTCGTCCTTCAGGGCGGAGATATAAGCGCACAGGCGAAGCCTGTTTAATGCGGTCTTTGCTGTTGTTCAATATATTGCTTAATAATCGAGAGTGGTGCTCCACCACAACTACCCGCAAAATAGCTTGGACTCCAAAGCATATTACCCCAAAGCTTATTTTTAATTTCGGGATAATTCTTTTTGCGAATAAGTCGGCTTGAAACGCCTTTCAAACTATTTACCAAGTTAGAAATAGCAATTTTTGGTGGATAGTTAACTAAAAGGTGAATATGATCATGCTCACCGTTAAATTCCACCAATTCTGCTTCAAAATCCAAACACACGTTTTTAAATATTTCTTCCAAATCAATTAATACCCTTCCGGAGAAAACATTTCTACGGTATTTTGTTACAAAGACCAAATTAACGTGAAGATTAAAAATGCAATGTCTTCCTGTTCTTATATCGTTATTAACTTGCATAGACCAATTCCTTTTTTGTATAATTATAACCATGAAGCAGATTATACGCAAAGCCTTTAAATCTCGACTCAATCCAAATTCTGACCAAGTACAGAAGATGGTTGAGTTTGCGGGTGCTAATCGGTTTGTTTGGAATAAAGCCTTAGCAATGAATCTGTTCAGATTAGAGCAGAAACAGCCATTGCTTTGGTACAACGAGTTGTCATTTTGGCTAAAGCTATGGAAATCCTCAGAAGATTATGGATTTCTAAAAACCGTTCATTCTCAACCGTTGCAACAAGCCTTAAAAAACTTAGAAAAAGCGTTCAAAGACGGTTTTGATAAAAAACAGCCTTTAAAACGGATTCCAAAATTCAAGAAAAAAGGTTTGAGTGACAGCTTTCGTTATCCACAAGGATTTAAGCTGGAGCAAGAGTCTAGCAAAGTGTTCTTGCCTAAAATCGGTTGGGTGAAATATCGCAATTCACGCCAAGTCATTGGTGACGTTAAAAATATGACGATTTCCCGTAAAGGCAGTTATTGGTACGTGTCGATTCAGACTGAGTACGAGACCGAGCTAAAGCGTCATAGCTCAACCAGTATGATTGGTGTTGATATGGGCGTTACCCGCTTTGCAACCTTGTCAGACGGCTCATACGTAGAACCTTTAAACAGTTTCAGAAAGTTATCAAAGAAACTGGCTTTTGAACAGCGTAAGCTGTCTAAAAAAGTCCGTTTCTCTGCTAACTGGAAAAAGCAGAAACAAATCATTACCCGACTGCATGAGCGTATTGCCAATGCTCGTTTAGACTTCTTACACAAAACCTCAACCGAAATCAGCAAAAATCACGCAATGGTCGTAGTTGAGAATTTAAAGATAGGAAACATGTCTAAGAGTGCCAAGGGCAGTGTTGAAAAGCATGGTAAAAACGTCAAAGCGAAATCGGGTCTAAACAAATCCATTCTTGACCAAGGATGGGGAATGTTCGTTTCGTTCTTGGAGTATAAACAGGCTTGTTCAGGCGGGGATGTATTGAAGGTAAACCCTCAATACACCTCTCAAACCTGCCCTAGATGTCAACATGTTAGTCGTGACAATCGCAAAAGCCAAAGTGCTTTTGAATGTACAGAATGTGGATTTAAAGCCAATGCCGACTTGGTAGGTGCCTTGAATGTACTTGAGCGAGGACATCGCTTGTTAGCCTGTGGAGTTGAAACGTTAGTTTCGTCTAAGAAGCAGGAACCAGTAGGCAGTAGCAATACAAACCTACTCTTAACGGCTTAATAAGTCGCTAGGAATCCCCTTCGTTTAGGAAGGGGAGGATGTCAATGAACGAAAATGCCTTCCTTTAGGGAGAGGAATAAGCTGGACCAAAGTACAATAGGCATAGAAACTCAACGTATAATAGTCTTTCTTTAACAAGCAAGGAAAGCTAAGTATATCCGTTGCCTTGGCGTGTGGGGATATGCTGGACAGTAATCCGAATGAATCCGAGAATAAACAGCATGCTCTATAATATTGCATTAATTCCAAGAGGCGAAAGAAAATGTTAAGTGACGCAACTATTCTGAGCAGTTCAATGTCAGAAAAAACAGCAACCGGTGATTTGCGGGTGGCAGCTATCCAGATGGCGTCGGGTCCGAGCGTTTCTGCTAATTTGGAAGAAGCCGCGCGATTGATTGAAAATGCAGTGGCGCAAAAAGCCCGCTTGGTCGTGCTGCCGGAATATTTCTGTATTATGGGCATGCAAGATACCGATAAGCTGGCCGTTCAGGAAGAACCGGGCAGTGGCATGATTCAAACATTTTTGTCTGAAACAGCAAAACGCTTTGGAATTTGGCTGGTAGGCGGGTCGGTGCCGCTGGTATCGCCTGTGCCCGGCAAGGTTTATAATAGCTGTTTAGTGTATGATGATAAAGGCCAGCAAGTTGCGCGTTATGACAAAATTCATTTGTTCGGGCTGGCGCTGGGCAGTGAATGTTACGCGGAAGAAAAAACAATCAAAGCAGGAGACAAAGTGGTGACGCTGGAATCACCTTTTGGTCGCATTGGCTTGTCAATATGTTACGATCTACGGTTTCCGGAACTGTATCGCATGATGGGTAATGTGAATATTATTCTGGCACCCGCCGCATTTACAGCGATTACGGGCAAGGCACACTGGGAAGCATTGATTCGCGCGCGCGCGATTGAAAATCTGGCCTATGTGATTGCGCCGGCTCAAGGTGGTTATCATGTGAATGGTCGTGAAACAAATGGGGATAGCATGATTGTTGATCCGTGGGGTGGGATCATGAGTCGGTTGCCACGCGGACATGGTGTGGTGGTTGCGACCCTGGACCCGGAGTATCAGGCCAGCTTGCGCGCCAGTTTGCCCGCCCTGGATCATCGCAGTTTGCATTATTGTTAATACGAAATACGAAATACGAAATACGGAAGGGAATCGTTGAACAGCATGGCTGTGCCGGTAATGACGCGATTTTTTTACCCAGATGACCCGATCATCGCAGTCTTCAGGTTTAAATTTTTTGATCAGTCAGATAACAGAATTGGATGCCATGACTACTGAACTTGCCCTTGAGGCCAATGAGTTTTATACGATTGCTGACAGCTGCTTGCTGTCACCTTATGATATTGATGCGTCCAGATTACAGCAGGTGTTTGGACAGATGCTGACCCATGAAATTGATTATGCGGATCTGTATTTTCAATATAGCCGCTCTGAAGGCTGGGCATTGGAAGAAGGTATTGTTAAATCAGGCAGCTTCAATATTGATCAGGGCGTGGGTGTGCGTGCGATCAGTGGAGACAAAACGGCCTTTGCCTATTCTGATAACATCAGTATGCCGGCGCTGATTTCGGCCGCACAGGCTACCCGTGCGATTGCACATCAGGGCGAAGAACGCTCGGTTCAGGTGGCAAGGCGCAATGCGGTATCGACAAGACCGCAATTGTATTTGCCCCAGGACCCGGTTGCCAGCCTGCAGGATGCGGATAAGGTAGCGTTGCTGGAGAGACTGGAAAAATATGCGCGTGCCCTGGATTCGCGTGTGATTCAGGTGATGGCATCACTCGCCGGAGAATATGAAGTGGTGCTTGTGGCCCGGAGTGACGGTCTGCTGGCAGCCGACGTCAGGCCGCTGGTGCGGGTATCCTTGCAGGTGATTGTCGAAGAAAATGGGCGCCGTGAACAGGGCATGGCCGGTGGCGGTGGGCGTTTCGATTATGCGTATTTTACGGACGATGTGTTGCGTGACTATGCAGCAAAAGCCGTCCATCAAGCCGTGGTTAATCTGGATGCCAGACCGGCACCTGCGGGTGCTATGACGGTGGTATTAGGCAGTGGCTGGCCGGGCATATTATTGCATGAAGCAATTGGTCACGGACTGGAAGGTGATTTTAATCGGAAAGGCAGTTCTGCATTTTCCGGCCGTGTGGGGGAGCGGGTTGCTGCCGCAGGGGTGACGGTGGTGGATGATGGTACGATTGCACAGCGCCGCGGATCATTAAATATAGATGACGAAGGTAATGCAACGCAATGTACTACGCTGATAGAAGACGGCATATTAAAAGGTTATTTGCAGGATAGTCTGAATGCACGGTTGATGAATCTGCCGGTGACCGGCAATGGCCGACGAGAGTCCTTTGCGCATATTCCGATGCCGCGTATGACGAATACGTATATGCTGAACGGCGATAAAGATCCGGAAGAAATTATCTCCTCAGTAAAACGGGGCTTGTATGCGGTCAATTTTGGCGGCGGACAGGTTGATATCACGAGTGGAAAATTTGTTTTTTCAACCGCTGAAGCTTATATGATTGAAGATGGCAAGATTACCTATCCGGTAAAAGGTGCGACGCTGATTGGCAATGGCCCTG
This genomic window from Nitrosomonas cryotolerans ATCC 49181 contains:
- a CDS encoding patatin-like phospholipase family protein, with translation MSEDKTIKPPPKVGLVLTGGGARAAYQVGVLRAIAEMLPEPSRNPFPIICGTSAGAINAASLAVSANNFYAGVQQLEAVWGSFHVNQVHRSDLVGVLNNSLRCLISLLSRESGRQRGISLLDNAPLAQLIQHHLPFHGIQKCIHAGSLQALGLTAWGYTSGQSVTFFQAAPGIKPWKRAQRIGIAARIGLDHLMASSAIPFIFPAVKLNREYFGDGSMRQLAPTSPALHLGADKILLIGVHKVTDEEPCRVKVSNYPPLAQIAGHVMSSIFVDSLSLDLERLQRINQTLKLIPPETLKEHNTRLRPIESMMISPSEEINEIAQQYAHTLPLLMRSLYRAIGAMGPNGSTVLSYVLFEAAFCQALMDLGYRDAVRQKPEILNFMNVTA
- a CDS encoding universal stress protein, with product MNVLLPVDGSDNSNKAVADFIQFLDNYKVIPAVHLLNVQAPLNGNITFLVDPAEVKHYHEEEGLKRLQPARDLMDQAGLAYQFDVTVGEVAEMIVYFATEQGCDQIVMGSRGLGAVKGLLLGSIAHKVVQLSVIPVLLIK
- a CDS encoding 3',5'-cyclic-nucleotide phosphodiesterase, which translates into the protein MKLKVLGCSGGIGGRSRTTALLLDSDILIDAGTGVGDLSIAELASIDHVFVSHSHLDHVAFIPFLVDTVGSMRDQPLTVYATQPTLAILQTHLFNEAIWPDFTQIPDSEAPYLRYATIAVGETVDLGGRKITPLPANHIVPAVGFQLDSGQASLVFTGDTTSHDALWGAVNQIENLRYLIIESAFSNQNKTVAIQSRHLCPDLLMAELEKLQRPAEIYITHLKQGDAALIMREIAACAGPFQPRRLSHHQLFEF
- a CDS encoding GspE/PulE family protein; translated protein: MNISIITPGPSADISDMSSKLDFSKNLQVVTNKIHAANDIDEIMLEVSKNICTLFNADRLTIYSLSEDKTFITSRIKTGLDSCQDLKLPITEHSIAGYVSLNKVLVNLKDVYDKNELKQLSPHLSFLHEVDKRTGYRTKQMLVAPILNADDGALMGVVQVINSKDDRPFSALVVEGINEICQTLAIAFKQRQKPFQLLKSKYDYLVLDAIMSAAEFELATRSARKKERDLEDVLIDEFQIRVPIIGRALASFFKVAYEPYKADRVRPSDQLRSLKKDYVLNNGWLPIDETEAGLVILALDPEKIKSLRIVNSIFPKYKVIYSVCTKREFKNTVDLFYGGNHNTEIDNMGNINEMLSGLPEGLDDDADELDEASAASDNELVKLVNRIIVDAYKMGVSDIHVEPYPGKEKTRIRFRKDGSLMSYIEIPASYRNPLVTRIKIMCDLDISEKRRPQDGKIRFRKFGPLDIELRVATIPSAGGLEDVVMRLLSAGEPIPLDKMGFTEHNLQALKSIISKPYGLFFVCGPTGSGKTTTLHSILKHLNRAETKIWTAEDPVEITQKGLRQVQMNAKAGLTFPVVMKSFLRADPDIIMVGEMRDRETTSLGIEASLTGHLVFATLHTNSAPESVIRLLDMGMDPFNFADALLGILAQRLAKRLCSCKTAYVASEHEIKALLTEYCEELQHIERFKTDRDGAYQAIKADWIKQYGDEQGAITLYKPGGCDRCVNSGFAGRVALHELMIGSDLLKKNIQEHARVAEMLVTALGDGMRTLKQDGIEKVLQGITDIHQVRVVCIK
- a CDS encoding pilin, which produces MQHAQKGFTLIELMIVVAIIGVLAAIAVPAYQTYTNKAKFSEVVSAAAPYKLAVELCFQEQGTLLAANCTNALGGIPPVTASNDGNVAAGSGKIQANGALTAQILMTAITGNGLAAQTYLLTGVSQGVGRPVVWTKDAASTCIAIGYC
- the glnE gene encoding bifunctional [glutamate--ammonia ligase]-adenylyl-L-tyrosine phosphorylase/[glutamate--ammonia-ligase] adenylyltransferase; protein product: MSTPHPSPETLLATVSPLSRYIQRLLESEPEQRDRLLAEMQRPFLREEMQAYLDTRPENKQHEAVLHRDLRNLRKRAMLRIATRDLGGLADLSEIMASMTDLAEVTINAALKQHHIWLTDRFGAPIGEKSRTAQQMLVVAMGKLGGRELNVSSDVDLIFIYPEDGETDGAKSIANHDFFARLGRKLIASLNDYTADSYVFRVDMRLRPYGEDSPLAMSFAMLQEYFVTQGREWERYAWIKGRVIAGPPEAATTLMEQIARPFVFRKYLDFGAYESMRRLHVQIRKEVNRREMHDNIKLGPGGIREIEFITQVFQLIRGGRDVDLCIRPTLAVLQRLQEKKLLAAEIVTELSEAYRFLRKLEHRLQYLDDQQTQTLPENTADQALIATAMGCPDFAHFMQQLDIHRRNAAHHFELIFAAPRKSSRHDTLACLWQTQTKDAARTRAAATQLSTLGFAEPTKISERLQQFYASTEYLQLPEFSQQRIKTLIPILIEAAAVYPPVESTLERMLKLLENISPHPAYLALLLEHPHTLPRVAKLASTSQWAMDYLGRHPILLDELLRNRALRTLPDWPTLKRELLYQLNHDNSPKHNVIEWQMDVLRHFQHAQVFQLLVSDLEGSAELEILSDHLTALADLILETVLQLAWSGLKKRHQAQPAFAIIGYGKLGGKELGYASDLDIIFLYDDPHPDASEIYSKLSQSINAWLTSHTSAGLLYETDLRLRPNGSSGLPVHSIEAFAHYQRTQAWVWEHQALTRARFVVGDAHMATIFEQTRKEILCQPRNRAELRREILKMRDKMREGHPNSTTLFDIKHDRGGIIDVEFIVQYLVLGYAHAHPELTGNIGNIALLKRAGELGLIPIDQAEQVRAAYREFRRTQHWLRLSGDTSLAGASPTEGVSQRFARVAAPLFDHARTEVLELWTRVFDL